CGGTCGAAGCGCTCGGCGCCGGCCTCGACCTCGCGCACGCGCTCGGCCGTGGCCTGGCCCTCGAAGATCTGGGCGGCGAGGCCTTGGACGGCCTGCTGCTCTTCGGAGAAGGAGAAGTCCATCACGCGCCTCCGGCGGTCACAGGGTGGAACTGGGGAAGGGAGAGGTCGGGGTCGTGGTCGGCCCACTCGAGCTCGACGGCCATGCCGATCTCGATGTCGTCGGGCTCGATGCCCACGATGTCGGCCACGAGGCGGGTGCCCTCCTCGAGGTCGATGAGCCCGATGGCCAGCGGGTAGTCGAAGGCGGGCAGCTGCGGGTGGTGGTTCACCACGTAGCTGTGGACCGTCCCCCGACCGCTGGCCTCGACGGGCTCCCAGCGCAGGGACTGGCACGAGTGGCACATGGGCCCGGGCGGGTGGCGCAGGTCGCCGCAGTCCGAGCACTTCTGGATGAGGAGCCGGTGCTCCTTGGCCCCCTCGAACCAGAACCGGCTGTCCTGGGTGATGACCGGACGGGGCCGCTTCGGCCGCTCGGCCGGTGCCTCCTTGCGGGCCGCAGGGCGGAACTTGAGGATGCGGAACGTCATGGTCCCGACGAGCTCGCCGTCCTGGTCGCGGTACTCCTGGCGGGTGGTGATGAAGTGGCCGACCCCGAGGGCGGTGGTCTTCTCGGGCGAGACCGACTCGATGAAGCTCGTGAGGGTGAGCCGGTCGCCGGGGCGCAGGTAGCGCCCGTACTCCTGATCGCAGTTGGTGGCGACCACCGAGGTGAACCCGGCCTCGTCGAGCAGGGCCATGAGGTCGTCCTGCGCGCTGCCGCCCTCCGCGGGCGTGGGTCGGAAGCCCCGCATGATCCAGGCCTGGAGCATCACCGGCGGGGCGACGATGCCGCCGTGGACCGAATTCGCGGCGGCGGCTTCGTCGGTGTAGATCGGCAACTGGTCGTCGACCGCCTCGACCCAGTGACGGATCATGGCCTGGTTGACCTCGTCGGGGGCGGCCACGGGGGCGCCCACCTGCTGGCCGGCGTAGGACTGGAGCTGCTCGAGAAGCTCCTCGCCGCCGCTCATCGTCGCGACTTCCGGGCCATACCGAGGCCCATCCAGGCCACGATCTCGCGCTGCACCTCGTTCACGCCGCCTCCGAAGGTGTTGATCTGGTCGGCGCGGGCGGCCCGCTCGAGGCGACCTTTCAGGACGGCGCCGGCCGAGCCCTGGCGCAGGTAGCCGGCGGCACCGAGGATGCCGAGCAGCAGGTGGTACACCGCGATGTGGGTCTCGGTGCCGAAGACCTTGGCCGCCGAGGCGTCGGCGGCGTTGAGGTTGCCGGCGGCCACTGCCGAGGCCAGCTTCCAGTTCAGGAGCTTCATGGCCTCGAGCCGGGCCGCCGCCTCGGCGAGGTCCCGCTGCACCCAGGGCAGATCGATCATCACCTGGTCGGTGCCGTCGCCCGCCGGGGTTGACGCCGCCCACGCCACGGTGTCCTCGAGGATCTGGTGGGCCTGGCCACCGCGGGCGGCGAGGCCCACACGCTCGTGGTTGAGCTGGGTGGTGATCATCCGCCAGCCGTCGTTCTCCTGGCCGACCAGGTTGGACACGGGCACGCGAACGTCGTCGTAGTAGGTGGCCGTCGTGCGGTTCCCGCCCACGGTGGTGATGGGCGTGTACTTGAAGCCGGGGGCGTCGGTCGGCACGAGGATGAGCGAGATGCCGGCGTGGGGCTTGGCCTCCGGGTCGGTGCGGCAGGCCAGCCACACCCAGTCGGCGTCGTCGGCGCCCGACGTGTACACCTTGTTGCCGTTGATGACGTACTCGTCGCCGTCGCGGACGGCCCGGGTGCGCAGCGACGCCAGGTCGGTGCCGGACTCGGGCTCGGTGTAGCCGATGGCGAAGATCACCTCGCCGGCCAGGATCTCGGGGAGGAACTTGTCCTTGTGCTCCTGGCTCCCGAACGACATGAGGGTGGGGCCCACGGTGTTGAGGGTGACGAACGGGATCGGCGCCCCGGCCCGCTGCACCTCGTCGAAGAAGACGAACTGGTCCTGCTCGGGTCGGCCCTGGCCGCCGTACTCCTTGGGCCAGCCGAGGCCGAGCCAGCCGTCCTTGCCCATCTGGCGGACGGTGTCGCGGAACACCTGGCCGCCCTCGCCGGGGCCGCCGAGGCCCTCGCGGACCTCCGGCGTCAACAGCTGGGCGAAGTAGGCGCGCAGCTCGTCGCGCAGCGCTTCCTGTTCTGGGGTGTAGGTGAGGAACATGCGGTCGCTCCGGGTCGAGGCGTGGTGCTCAGGGTGCCGTCAGGACTTTGGCAGGTCGCGGAAGGGCAGTGCCTTGTCGAGGCGGGGTTCGGGTGGCAGCCCGAGCACGCGCTCGCCGAGGACGTTGCGCTGGATCTGGTCGGTGCCCCCGCCGATGCGGGAGGCCCACTGCATGAGGAAGTACTCCTGCCACACGCCCGCCTGCACGGCGTCGGCGCCGGCGAGCATGCCGCCGGCGCCTTCGAGGGCGAGGACGAGGTCGGCGTTGCGGGCGAGATGCTGGGAGTAGGCTAGCTTCATGATCGAGCTCTCGGCGCCCGGCGGACGCCCCTGGCTCAGCGCCGTCTGCACCCGGTAGCCGACGTAGCGGAGGATCTGGAAGCGGGTGTACGACGCCATCAGCTCCTGGCGGACCAGCGGGTCGTCGGCCCGGCCGCACTCCCGGGCCAGCGCCTCGAGGTGGCCGAAGTTCACGCCGCCGCCACCGCCGATGGCGGTGCGCTCGTTGGCCAGCGTGGTGAGGATGGGACCCCAGCCCTTGTCGATCTCGCCGAGCAGGTTGGCGACGGGCACGCGGACGTCGGACAGGAACACCTCGTTGAAGTGCGCCGAGCCGTTGATCTGGTGCAGGGGGCGCACGTCGATCCCCGGGGTGCGCATGTCCACCAGCAGGTACGTGATGCCCCGGTGCTTGGGCTGGTCGGGGTCGGTCCGCACGAGGAGGATGCCCCAGTCGCTGTGCTGCGCGCCCGAGGTCCAGACCTTCTGGCCGTTGACCACGAACTCGTCGCCGTCGAGCACGGCCTTCGTCGAGAGGTTGGCCAGGTCGGAGCCGGCGCCGGGCTCGCTGAACAGCTGGCACCAGATCTCCTCGCCCCGGAGGATGGGGTCGAGGAAGCGCTCCTTCTGGGCGTCGGTGCCGTGGGCGATGAGCGTGGGGCCGACCATGCCGGTGGCCACCATGAACACGCCGGCCTCGACCTCGTAGCGGGCCTGCTCCTGGTTGAAGATCGCCGCCTCGATGGCGGTGGCGCCGCGGCCGCCGTACTCCTTGGGCCAGGTGAGGCCGGCCCAGCCCCCGTCGTAGAGGGTGCGCTGCCAGCGCTTGCAGCGCTCGACGTGGTCCTCGCCCTGACCGAGATAGCCGCCCATGCTCGAGCCCTCGTGACGGAGCGTGGCGTGATCGTCCAGCCAGGCGCGGGCCTCGGCCCGGAAGGCGGCCTCGGCCGGAGTGTCGTCGAAGTCCATGGGTGGCTACTGGCTCCCGTACACCGGGCTGGGGGCGGGCGCCTCGTCGAGCAGCTTCGCGACGGCGTCGCCGACCTCGGCCGGCTCCCAGCGGGCGCCCTTGTCGACCCGGGGGCCCGAGTGCCAGCCGTCGGCCACGCCGATGATGCCGCCCTCCACCTCGAACACCCGGCCGGTGACGTCGCTCGACTCGGCCGAGCCCAGCCAGACGACGAGAGGGGCCACGTTCTCGGGCGCCATGGCGTCGAAGGCGCCCTCCTCTGGCGCGGCCATGGTGTCGGCGAACACGGCCTCGGTCATGCGGGTGCGGGCCGCGGGGGCGATGGCGTTGGCGGTGACGCCGTAGCGGCCCATCTCGGCGGCCTGCACGAGGGTGAGGGCGGCGATGCCGGCTTTGGCCGCGGAGTAGTTGCCCTGGCCCACGCTGCCCAGGAGGCCGGCGCCGGAGCTGGTGTTGACGATGCGCCCGTCGACCGTCTCTCCGGCCTTGGCCTGCTCGCGCCAGTAGGCCGAGGCGTGCCGGGACGGGCAGAAGTGGCCCTTCAGGTGGACCCGCATGATGGCGTCCCACTCCTCTTCCGAGGTGCTGACCAGCATGCGGTCACGGAGGAACCCGGCGTTGTTGACCACCACGTCGAGGCCACCGAAGGTGTCGATGGCGGTGCGGATGAGGCGCTCGGCCCCGTCCCAGTCGGCCACGTCGTCGCCGTTTGCCACCGCCTCGCCGCCCATGGCGCGGATGGCGTCGACCACCTCGCCGGCGGGCCCGTCCGAGCTCCCGCTGCCGTCGATGTTGGCCCCGATGTCGTTGACCACGACCTTGGCGCCCTGGCGGGCGAACTCGAGGGCATGGCCTCGCCCGATGCCGCGTCCGGCACCGGTGATGACCACGATCCGTCCGTCACAGAGACCGCTCACGCGCAAAGTAGAACACATTCTATTTTTCCGCGGCAAACGCTGCTTCGAAATCCTGGGCGGCCGCGTCCTATCGTGGCTCCCCATGCGGCGACCGCCCCTCCTCCTCGTCGCGGCGATCGTGCTCGTGGCCTCATCGGCGACCACGACCGCGGCGGCGCAGGTGGCGCCGACCGTCACGTCGACGGCGCCGACGACCACGTCCGTACCGTCCGCGACGCCGAGCACCGCCGCTCCTTCCCCGGCGACCAGCACCCCCTCGACCGCAATCCCGACGACCACCGCCCCGCCGCCGGCCGCTCCGCCGGTGACCGCCGCGGCGGGCACCACCGAGGCCACGAGCACGGCTCCGAAGGTCCGAGGAGTGGGTGACTCCGTGTTCCGAAGTGCCGAGTCCAAGGTGACGACCCGGCTGCGACCCGAGTACCGGCCCCGCTTCCGAAGCGTCCTCGGCGCCACCATCGCGGAGATGACGCCCACCGCACGGGAGATGGCCGGCAACGGGCCCGCGGCGATGGTCCTCGGACTGGGCAACCCGGACATCGCCGAGATGGACGCCGGCCTCAACCCCTATCCCGCCGCCACCCGGATCCTGGGTGCCACCTTCCACGTGCCCTGCGTGGTCTGGGTGAACGTGAAGGAGCGCGGGGTCAACGCCTTCTACCACCAGCAGTGGGCCCAGGTCGCCGGGGCCTTCAACGACTGGCTGGTCAACGCCTCGCTCGACGGCCCCGGTCAGGACCTCTACTTCCCCAACCTGCACGTCCTCGACTGGAACCGCGCCACGGTCGGCCACCCGGGCTGGTTCCTGGCCGACGGCCTCCACCTCAACGAGACCGGCCAGGCCAACTACGCCCGGAAGATCGACCGGTTCCTCAACCGCGTCTGCCCGCCCTGACGGCGGGCGCGATGCCCGGGATCAGGGGGTGTCGCGCAGGAGCAGGCGAGCCGCCTGCTCGAGGTCGTCGCCGACCTGGCCCACGGTCAGCCAGCCGTTCACCCATCCGAGGTTGGTGGAGTTCCAGACGTGGGCGAGGACGCGCACGATGCCGTCGCGCTCCGCGTCGGGCAGGTCGGCGATGGGCGCGGCCAGCACCCGCATGATGGTGGTGGTCATCTCGCGCTGGCACTCGACCACGGCGGGGTCGCTGGCGGTGACCGCGTTGACGACTGCGGCCGCCAGCTTCGGCTGCTGCTCCATGCCGCTGGTGACCCCGCGGATCACGGCCACGACCCGGTCCGCGGCGCTGCCCTCGGCCGGCGGCTGGTCGGTGACGCGGGCCTCGAGCTCCTTCGACCAGTCGACCATGCTCGCGGCGAGCAGGTGGTCCTTGGACGAGAAGTAGCGGTAGATGGTGCCGAGGGCCACGCCGGCGGTGGTCGCCACGTCGCGCATCTGGACCGCGTCGTAGCCGCCGTCGGCACCCAGTTCCATCGCCGCCGCGATCACGCGCTCGCGGCGCGCGGCCTGGCTGACCGTCAACGCCTCGGTGTCCACCGCCAAAACAGAACACGTTCTCGTCTCAGGCCGTCAATTGGAGCCACTACGGTCGGCCCATGGCCAGCGACGACGTCGTCATCTACCACAACCCCTCCTGCAGCAAGTCCCGGTCCGCGCTGGAGATCCTCCAGGAGCGGGGCGCCGAGCCCACGGTGGTGAACTACAAGGCCCATCCCCTCGACCGGGCCACCATCGAGCGCATCGTCGAGCTCGTCCCCGACGAGCCCGCGGCCCTCGTCCGGCGGGATCAGAACTTCAAGGAGCTGGGCCTCGACATCGGCGACTACCAGAGCGCCGACGCGGTGGTCGACCTCCTCAGCGAGCACGGGATCCTCATGGAGCGCCCCGTCATCGTGCGGGGGGACCGGGCCGTGATCGGTCGCCCGCCCGAGAACGTCCTCGAGCTGCTCGACTGAACGGCGGCGCCACCGTGCCTGTCGATCCTCAGCTCCAGCCGCTGCTCGACCTGCTCGCCAACAGCGGCGCTCCTTCCATCACCTCCCTCGAGCCCGTGCAGGCCCGGGCGCTGATGGCCGCGATGCGGGCGAACGCCCGCGACGTCGAGGTCCACTCGGTCGCCGACCACGTCGCACCCGGCCCCGCCGGCGACGTGCCGGTGCGGCTCTACTCCCCCGCCGGCGAGGGGCCCTTCCCACTGCTCGTGTGGATCCACGGCGGTGGGTGGGTGCTCGGCAGCGTCGACGAGTCCGACCCGGTCGCCCGCGCCCTGTCCGTGGCCGGTGACTGCGCGGTGGCCTCCATCGAGTACCGCCTCGCCCCCGAGCACCCCTTCCCGGCCGCCCTCGACGACTGCTGGGCGGCCCTGCGCTGGTGCGTCGACCACGCCGCCGAACTGGGGATCGACCCCACCCGGGTGGCCATCGGCGGCGACAGCGCCGGCGGCAACCTCGCCACGGTGTGCGCCACGTTGGCACGCGACGCCGGCGGGCCCCCGCTGTGCTTCCAGCTCCTCGTCTACCCGGTCGTCGACTTCGACGCCACCACCCGCTCGATGGTCGACAACGCCGAGGGCTACCTGCTCTCTCGCGAGGTCATGCAGTGGTTCTACGACCACTACACCCACCCCGACCAACGCAGCGACCCTCGGGCTGCGCCCCTGCGGGCCGACGACCTGAGCGGCCTCCCGCCGGCGCTCGTCATCACCGCCGAGTTCGACCCGCTACGCGACGAGGGCGAGGCGTACGGGCGGCGCCTCGCCGATGCCGGCGTCCCCACCACCGTCTCCCGCTACGACGGCATGATCCACGCCTTCTTCTCGATGACGGCCTTCGTCGACCGGGCCCTCGAGGCCGAGGCCGAGGCCGGCGCCGCCCTACGCCGCGCCTTCGGCACCGCCTGACCAGGGACGGTCAGACCAGGTCGAGGGTGGCGCGGATCTGGTCCAGCACCGGGAGCGCCTCGTCGGCGGGCACCGGCGGCACCCGGAAGACGATCTCGGTGACACCGAGGCCGCGGTAGTACTCGATCTTGCCCGGGTCGGGCAGCGAGCCGAAGGGCACGATGGAGAGCTCGGCCGGGTCGCGGCCGGCGTCCTCCATGGCCCGGTGCAGGGCGGGCAGCGCCTCGCGCAGGCCGGCGCCGCCGATGGGGATCCAGCCGTCGGCGTAGTCGGCGATGGCCTCGAACAGCTTGGGACCGCCCCCGCCGCCGATGAGCAGCGGCGGGTGCGGCTTCTGCACCGGCTTCGGCCACGACCAGCTCGGCTCGAAGCGCACGTGCTCGCCCGAGAACCCGGCCTCGTCCTGCGTCCACAGCGCCTTCATGGCGAGCACCTTCTCGCGCACGACCGCCCGGCGCTCCTTGAAGGGCACCCCGTGGTCGGCCATCTCCTCGACGTTCCAGCCGAAGCCGATGCCGAGGTCGAGGCGCCCACCGGACACGAGGTCGAGCGAGGCGACCTCCTTTGCCATCACGATGGGATCGCGCTGGGCCACGAGGGCGATGCCCGTGCCGACGCGCAGGCGCTCGGTGGCGCCGACCACCGCGGCCATGGCCACGAAGGGGTCGAGCGAGCGCTTGTACTCCTCGGCCAGCGGCTCACCCGCCGGCGCCGGCGTGCGCCGGCTGGTGGGGATGTGGGTGTGCTCGGGGAACCAGAGCGAGTCGAGGCCGCGGGCCTCGGCCTCGCGTCCCAGTTGCACCGGCCCGATGGACAGGTCGGTGGGGAACATGGTGATCCCGAAGCGCATCGCAGTGTGGGTCAGACGGGCTCGTCGGCGAGGATCCGGCCCAGCTCGAGCAGGTGCTGGGTGCCCCCGCCGAGGGTGAGCTCGATCTGCTTGGCCCAGAGGAAGTAGCGGTGCAGCGGGTAGTCCCGGTCGACGCCCATGCCGCCGTGGAGGTGCTGCGCGGCGTGGACCACGCGCTGGCCGCCCTCGGCCGTCCAGAACTTGGCGATGGCCACGGCCTCGGTGGCGGGCAGCCCCTCGGACAGGCGCCAGACGGCCTGCCAGGCGGTGAGGCGCACGGCCTCGGTGTCGATGTAGGCGTCGGCGGCGCGCTGGCCCACCGCCTGGAAGGTGGCGATGGGACGCTCGAACTGCTCGCGGGTCTTCGTGTACTCGGCGGTGAGGCGCAAGGCCTCGGCGCACACGCCCACCGCGGTGATGCAGCCGGCCGCGGTGGCCCGCTCGACCATCCAGTCGACGATGGCGGCACCGGCCGTGGGATCGCCCAGCACGTCACCGGCGCCCACCACGACACCGTCGAGGTCGAGGCGGGTCTCGGGCTGGCCCGAGGTGGTGATGAGGTCCTCCTGGGACACGCCGGCGACCGACGGGTCTACGAGGAACACGCCCACGGTGCCGGCGCCGGTGGCGGCGGGCACGAGGATGCGGCTGGCTTGGCGGCCGGCGGGCACGCAGAGCTTCGACCCGTCGAGGCGCCACCCGTCGCCCTCGGCGCGGGCCGTGGTGGTGGGCTGGTCGGGGGCGGTGCCGAACTCGACCAAGGCGGCGGTGAGGATGGTGGTGCCCTCCACGACGCCGGGCAGCAGGGCGTCTTTCTGGGCGTCCGTGCCGAACTCGGCGATGGGCAGGGCACCCAGCACCACGGTGGCGAGGTACGGGACGGGGGCGGCCGTGCGCCCGATCTGCTCGAGGACGAGGGCGGCCTCGATGAAGCCGAGGCCGGCACCGCCGACCGACTCGGGCAAGGCGATGCCGAGGAGGCCGGCCTTGGCGAACTCCGCCCAGGTGCCGGCGTCGTAGGCCTCGCCGCTCTTGTCGAATTCCTTCAGGGCGTCGTTGCCCAGCTGCCCGTCGAGGATCTGGGCGGCGAGGTCCTTGACCGCGTCCTGCTCTTCGGTGAACGAGAAGTCCATGGTGGTGTGCGCTCTTTCTTCCGTGCGTTCGTGGGAGGGCGGGGTGCCGTCGCCGGCTACCGGGTGGCCCGGGGCAGGCCGAGGCCGAACATGCCGATCAGGTCGCGCTGCACCTCGTTGGTGCCGCCCCCGAAGGTGA
This Acidimicrobiales bacterium DNA region includes the following protein-coding sequences:
- a CDS encoding bifunctional MaoC family dehydratase/OB-fold nucleic acid binding domain-containing protein, translating into MSGGEELLEQLQSYAGQQVGAPVAAPDEVNQAMIRHWVEAVDDQLPIYTDEAAAANSVHGGIVAPPVMLQAWIMRGFRPTPAEGGSAQDDLMALLDEAGFTSVVATNCDQEYGRYLRPGDRLTLTSFIESVSPEKTTALGVGHFITTRQEYRDQDGELVGTMTFRILKFRPAARKEAPAERPKRPRPVITQDSRFWFEGAKEHRLLIQKCSDCGDLRHPPGPMCHSCQSLRWEPVEASGRGTVHSYVVNHHPQLPAFDYPLAIGLIDLEEGTRLVADIVGIEPDDIEIGMAVELEWADHDPDLSLPQFHPVTAGGA
- a CDS encoding acyl-CoA dehydrogenase family protein; the protein is MFLTYTPEQEALRDELRAYFAQLLTPEVREGLGGPGEGGQVFRDTVRQMGKDGWLGLGWPKEYGGQGRPEQDQFVFFDEVQRAGAPIPFVTLNTVGPTLMSFGSQEHKDKFLPEILAGEVIFAIGYTEPESGTDLASLRTRAVRDGDEYVINGNKVYTSGADDADWVWLACRTDPEAKPHAGISLILVPTDAPGFKYTPITTVGGNRTTATYYDDVRVPVSNLVGQENDGWRMITTQLNHERVGLAARGGQAHQILEDTVAWAASTPAGDGTDQVMIDLPWVQRDLAEAAARLEAMKLLNWKLASAVAAGNLNAADASAAKVFGTETHIAVYHLLLGILGAAGYLRQGSAGAVLKGRLERAARADQINTFGGGVNEVQREIVAWMGLGMARKSRR
- a CDS encoding acyl-CoA dehydrogenase family protein — encoded protein: MDFDDTPAEAAFRAEARAWLDDHATLRHEGSSMGGYLGQGEDHVERCKRWQRTLYDGGWAGLTWPKEYGGRGATAIEAAIFNQEQARYEVEAGVFMVATGMVGPTLIAHGTDAQKERFLDPILRGEEIWCQLFSEPGAGSDLANLSTKAVLDGDEFVVNGQKVWTSGAQHSDWGILLVRTDPDQPKHRGITYLLVDMRTPGIDVRPLHQINGSAHFNEVFLSDVRVPVANLLGEIDKGWGPILTTLANERTAIGGGGGVNFGHLEALARECGRADDPLVRQELMASYTRFQILRYVGYRVQTALSQGRPPGAESSIMKLAYSQHLARNADLVLALEGAGGMLAGADAVQAGVWQEYFLMQWASRIGGGTDQIQRNVLGERVLGLPPEPRLDKALPFRDLPKS
- a CDS encoding SDR family oxidoreductase; this translates as MSGLCDGRIVVITGAGRGIGRGHALEFARQGAKVVVNDIGANIDGSGSSDGPAGEVVDAIRAMGGEAVANGDDVADWDGAERLIRTAIDTFGGLDVVVNNAGFLRDRMLVSTSEEEWDAIMRVHLKGHFCPSRHASAYWREQAKAGETVDGRIVNTSSGAGLLGSVGQGNYSAAKAGIAALTLVQAAEMGRYGVTANAIAPAARTRMTEAVFADTMAAPEEGAFDAMAPENVAPLVVWLGSAESSDVTGRVFEVEGGIIGVADGWHSGPRVDKGARWEPAEVGDAVAKLLDEAPAPSPVYGSQ
- a CDS encoding TetR/AcrR family transcriptional regulator, with amino-acid sequence MDTEALTVSQAARRERVIAAAMELGADGGYDAVQMRDVATTAGVALGTIYRYFSSKDHLLAASMVDWSKELEARVTDQPPAEGSAADRVVAVIRGVTSGMEQQPKLAAAVVNAVTASDPAVVECQREMTTTIMRVLAAPIADLPDAERDGIVRVLAHVWNSTNLGWVNGWLTVGQVGDDLEQAARLLLRDTP
- the arsC gene encoding arsenate reductase (glutaredoxin) (This arsenate reductase requires both glutathione and glutaredoxin to convert arsenate to arsenite, after which the efflux transporter formed by ArsA and ArsB can extrude the arsenite from the cell, providing resistance.), whose product is MASDDVVIYHNPSCSKSRSALEILQERGAEPTVVNYKAHPLDRATIERIVELVPDEPAALVRRDQNFKELGLDIGDYQSADAVVDLLSEHGILMERPVIVRGDRAVIGRPPENVLELLD
- a CDS encoding alpha/beta hydrolase — its product is MPVDPQLQPLLDLLANSGAPSITSLEPVQARALMAAMRANARDVEVHSVADHVAPGPAGDVPVRLYSPAGEGPFPLLVWIHGGGWVLGSVDESDPVARALSVAGDCAVASIEYRLAPEHPFPAALDDCWAALRWCVDHAAELGIDPTRVAIGGDSAGGNLATVCATLARDAGGPPLCFQLLVYPVVDFDATTRSMVDNAEGYLLSREVMQWFYDHYTHPDQRSDPRAAPLRADDLSGLPPALVITAEFDPLRDEGEAYGRRLADAGVPTTVSRYDGMIHAFFSMTAFVDRALEAEAEAGAALRRAFGTA
- a CDS encoding LLM class F420-dependent oxidoreductase; amino-acid sequence: MRFGITMFPTDLSIGPVQLGREAEARGLDSLWFPEHTHIPTSRRTPAPAGEPLAEEYKRSLDPFVAMAAVVGATERLRVGTGIALVAQRDPIVMAKEVASLDLVSGGRLDLGIGFGWNVEEMADHGVPFKERRAVVREKVLAMKALWTQDEAGFSGEHVRFEPSWSWPKPVQKPHPPLLIGGGGGPKLFEAIADYADGWIPIGGAGLREALPALHRAMEDAGRDPAELSIVPFGSLPDPGKIEYYRGLGVTEIVFRVPPVPADEALPVLDQIRATLDLV
- a CDS encoding acyl-CoA dehydrogenase family protein, with protein sequence MDFSFTEEQDAVKDLAAQILDGQLGNDALKEFDKSGEAYDAGTWAEFAKAGLLGIALPESVGGAGLGFIEAALVLEQIGRTAAPVPYLATVVLGALPIAEFGTDAQKDALLPGVVEGTTILTAALVEFGTAPDQPTTTARAEGDGWRLDGSKLCVPAGRQASRILVPAATGAGTVGVFLVDPSVAGVSQEDLITTSGQPETRLDLDGVVVGAGDVLGDPTAGAAIVDWMVERATAAGCITAVGVCAEALRLTAEYTKTREQFERPIATFQAVGQRAADAYIDTEAVRLTAWQAVWRLSEGLPATEAVAIAKFWTAEGGQRVVHAAQHLHGGMGVDRDYPLHRYFLWAKQIELTLGGGTQHLLELGRILADEPV